Proteins encoded together in one Temnothorax longispinosus isolate EJ_2023e chromosome 5, Tlon_JGU_v1, whole genome shotgun sequence window:
- the LOC139813466 gene encoding uncharacterized protein, producing the protein MPCESFLYIEGTLTVTRAADQVDNVVLGTNCVAFMFDEIRYELDGMEIDRCRNVRITSTLKNYVTVSSDRSVILRNAGWEPHNNPNGYFNFCVPLNLLLGFCEDYKRVVINARHELILIRARNDNNSLVGSLALEPTIKILKIQWRMPHVVLNEINKLSMLRALEDGRYLSMGFRSWDLYEYPLLQNTTKHSWAIKTATQLEKPRYVVFALQTGRKNVMSADTSRFDDCNLTNVKLYLNSEVYPYDDLNLDFGKHRWAILYDMYPRFCKGYYGYEYLEPSLTVSTFLRNDPFVIIDCSRQNESVKNATVDVRIEFDCMENVPPNTSAYCLIIHDRVIEYNPLTNVVRKIV; encoded by the coding sequence ATGCCGTGCGAAAGTTTTCTCTACATCGAAGGAACATTGACGGTGACCAGAGCAGCCGACCAAGTCGATAATGTGGTATTGGGTACTAATTGCGTCGCGTTTATGTTCGATGAGattcgatacgagctcgaCGGTATGGAGATTGATCGTTGCAGAAACGTAAGAATAACCAGCACGCTCAAGAACTACGTTACGGTATCGTCCGACAGAAGCGTGATCCTGCGAAACGCGGGCTGGGAACCACATAATAATCCGAacggatatttcaatttctgcgtACCGCTCAACTTGTTACTGGgattttgcgaggattacaaacgcgtggtgatcaacgctcgtcacgaattgATCTTGATACGAGCGCGCAACGACAACAATTCCCTGGTGGGAAGTCTCGCGTTGGAGCCTACTATCAAAATACTCAAGATACAatggcgaatgcctcacgtgGTATTGAACGAGATCAACAAGCTGTCGATGCTGCGCGCCTTGGAAGACGGACGATATCTAAGTATGGGTTTCCGTTCGTGGGACCTGTACGAGTATCCCCTGTTGCAGAACACGACCAAACACTCGTGGGCCATTAAGACCGCGACCCAGCTCGAGAAACCGCGATACGTCGTCTTCGCTCTGCAGACGGGTCGGAAGAATGTCATGTCCGCCGACACAAGCCGATTCGACGACTGCAACTTGACCAACGTAAAACTCTATCTAAACTCGGAAGTTTATCCGTACGACGATCTGAATTTGGACTTTGGCAAACACAGATGGGCGATTCTGTACGATATGTATCCGCGTTTCTGCAAGGGCTACTACGGATACGAATATCTCGAGCCGAGTCTCACCGTCTCGACTTTTCTACGTAACGACCCGTTCGTGATCATCGATTGCTCCCGCCAAAACGAATCCGTCAAAAACGCCACCGTGGATGTCAGAATAGAATTCGACTGCATGGAGAACGTACCGCCGAATACCTCCGCGTACTGTCTCATCATACACGACCGCGTGATTGAGTACAACCCGTTGACgaacgtggtgcgcaaaatagtctga